A single region of the Caballeronia insecticola genome encodes:
- a CDS encoding tetratricopeptide repeat protein — translation MNTSQQDGLPGLMAEETRLRQELAQNPQSPYAQNNLALVLRKLGRAAESEALLQKAASALPDSADVAYNWGVALLDLRRYPEGEAALRRALALRPDFPQAAYLIGALVASRGRLAEAEALLRAAIGGVTHRAAAHTLLGEVLRQSGRLEEAEIELRRALSLDPNLFDAHKSLGLVLHSLHRLPEAESATRQALVLRPASVLAAGSLGMTLLKMGRYAEGFEWMESRYVESPEWTQSGTAFPYTPAAEIGIPIWRGEPLAGKSLLVLCEQGLGDMIQWVRFVPALRALGVAKLTVMCPMPLARLFSHVEGIDAVIEGDRPVSFAQFDVFCYMMSLLHRLGVTLDTLRPAGAYFRLPAKSVRSWQARLQAFPLVGRRKIGLVWSGGGKLGNPASELPSELHDNAQRSIPLERLRPLLHIPNCAFFSLQKVDEAGQLARIPEAIRPVDLMSGVADFYDTAAFISNLDLVISVDTAVAHLAGALDKPVWILSRFDGDWRWHHGREDSPWYASARVFTQAKRGNWDDVIARIESALKAFAAS, via the coding sequence ATGAACACTTCCCAGCAGGACGGATTGCCCGGTCTCATGGCTGAAGAGACACGCTTGCGTCAGGAGCTCGCGCAGAATCCACAGTCGCCCTATGCACAAAACAACCTGGCGCTCGTGCTGCGGAAACTCGGCCGCGCGGCGGAGTCGGAAGCGTTGCTTCAGAAGGCCGCGTCGGCCCTGCCCGATTCCGCCGATGTCGCGTACAACTGGGGAGTCGCGTTGCTGGACCTGCGACGCTATCCCGAAGGGGAAGCGGCGCTGCGCCGCGCGCTCGCGCTTCGCCCGGACTTTCCACAGGCGGCTTACCTGATCGGTGCGCTGGTTGCGTCCCGTGGACGTCTTGCCGAGGCCGAAGCGCTTTTGCGCGCGGCTATCGGTGGCGTGACGCATCGCGCCGCCGCGCACACCTTGCTCGGCGAGGTGTTGCGTCAATCGGGCCGGCTTGAAGAAGCCGAAATCGAGTTGCGCCGGGCACTGTCGCTGGACCCGAACTTGTTCGACGCACACAAGTCACTCGGACTGGTATTGCATTCACTGCATCGCTTGCCCGAGGCGGAGTCGGCTACGCGTCAGGCGCTCGTGCTGCGTCCGGCAAGCGTGCTTGCAGCCGGATCGCTCGGGATGACGCTGCTGAAGATGGGCCGGTATGCGGAGGGCTTCGAGTGGATGGAGTCGAGGTATGTCGAATCCCCCGAATGGACGCAATCCGGCACCGCTTTCCCCTATACGCCGGCAGCGGAGATAGGCATTCCCATCTGGCGCGGCGAGCCGCTCGCAGGCAAATCCCTGCTCGTCCTGTGCGAGCAGGGGCTGGGCGACATGATCCAGTGGGTCAGGTTCGTACCGGCGCTCCGGGCGCTCGGCGTCGCGAAGCTCACCGTGATGTGCCCGATGCCGCTCGCGCGCCTGTTCAGTCACGTCGAAGGAATCGATGCAGTAATCGAAGGCGATCGGCCGGTGTCGTTCGCGCAGTTCGATGTTTTTTGCTACATGATGAGTCTCCTGCACAGACTCGGCGTCACGCTCGACACGCTGCGTCCGGCTGGAGCCTACTTCCGGTTGCCCGCCAAGAGCGTTCGCTCGTGGCAAGCGCGCCTGCAGGCGTTTCCGCTCGTCGGCAGGCGCAAGATCGGTCTGGTATGGAGCGGCGGCGGAAAGCTTGGGAATCCCGCATCGGAACTACCTTCCGAGTTACACGACAACGCGCAACGCTCGATTCCGCTCGAACGCCTGCGCCCGCTCCTGCACATCCCGAACTGTGCGTTCTTCAGTCTGCAAAAAGTTGACGAAGCGGGACAGCTCGCCCGCATTCCCGAGGCCATCCGGCCAGTCGATCTGATGTCCGGCGTCGCTGACTTTTACGATACCGCGGCCTTCATCAGCAATCTGGATCTTGTCATCAGCGTGGATACGGCGGTCGCTCATCTGGCCGGCGCGCTCGACAAACCGGTGTGGATACTTTCGCGTTTCGATGGCGACTGGCGCTGGCATCACGGCCGCGAAGATTCGCCGTGGTATGCATCGGCACGCGTTTTCACGCAGGCAAAGCGCGGCAACTGGGACGATGTCATTGCGCGCATCGAAAGCGCGCTGAAGGCGTTTGCCGCGTCGTAA
- a CDS encoding SRPBCC family protein has protein sequence MVARNENEPASASNRTTSERTSDREMVVTRTFDAPARLVFEAWTTPELFKQWWVPKSSGATLLSCEQDVRVGGGYRLEFSHPKAPAPMAFFGKYLEVVPNARIVWTNEESDNGAVTTVTFEEKDGKTLLVMRERYPTKEALDIAIEGMDEAMPEVFEQLDAFLIARGASAGRP, from the coding sequence ATGGTCGCAAGAAACGAGAATGAGCCTGCCTCCGCGAGCAACAGAACGACGTCGGAGCGCACGTCCGATCGCGAAATGGTCGTCACGCGAACCTTCGACGCCCCCGCCCGGCTCGTGTTCGAGGCATGGACCACGCCTGAATTGTTCAAGCAATGGTGGGTACCCAAGTCGAGCGGTGCGACCCTGCTGTCCTGCGAACAGGATGTCCGTGTCGGCGGCGGCTATCGCCTGGAGTTTTCTCACCCTAAAGCCCCTGCGCCCATGGCGTTCTTCGGCAAGTATCTCGAAGTGGTGCCGAATGCCCGCATCGTCTGGACCAACGAAGAAAGCGACAACGGTGCCGTCACGACGGTGACCTTCGAGGAGAAAGATGGCAAGACGCTGCTGGTGATGCGCGAACGCTATCCGACGAAGGAAGCACTTGACATCGCCATCGAAGGCATGGACGAAGCAATGCCCGAAGTCTTCGAGCAACTGGACGCGTTCCTCATTGCGCGCGGCGCGAGCGCGGGACGGCCCTGA
- a CDS encoding ArsR/SmtB family transcription factor codes for MAQYSQTAQFDVSFAALSDPVRRGVLEQLMRADASVTDLAERFHMTLTGMSKHIGVLERAELVTTEKVGRVRTCKLGSRRLEEESAWIENYRQMWAARFDALDSVIEELKRKEKRDGRKKRE; via the coding sequence ATGGCTCAGTATTCTCAAACCGCTCAGTTCGATGTTTCGTTCGCCGCGCTGTCGGATCCTGTCCGGCGTGGCGTGCTGGAACAGTTGATGCGCGCCGACGCATCCGTCACCGATCTTGCCGAGCGTTTCCACATGACCCTGACCGGCATGAGTAAGCACATCGGCGTATTAGAGCGGGCGGAGCTTGTCACCACGGAGAAGGTCGGACGCGTGCGCACCTGCAAGCTCGGCTCGCGCCGTCTCGAAGAAGAGTCGGCCTGGATCGAAAACTATCGCCAGATGTGGGCCGCGCGGTTCGACGCACTGGATTCGGTCATCGAGGAACTCAAACGCAAGGAGAAACGTGATGGTCGCAAGAAACGAGAATGA
- a CDS encoding VOC family protein: MNELYRSKGLSSALSYRDPKAAFRFLEAAFGFKPLFVILDANDELVHGEMTFGDSVVMIGCEWTDDHRSPSSIDGKNTQSVHVQLAEGEDIDAHCAHARAAGASILMEPATQFYGERTYRAKDPEGHFWTIGVILQRMTPEQWDAVSGLTTRERLD; encoded by the coding sequence ATGAATGAACTCTATCGCAGCAAAGGCTTGTCGAGCGCGCTTTCGTATCGGGATCCGAAGGCCGCGTTTCGCTTTCTCGAAGCCGCGTTCGGTTTCAAACCGCTCTTCGTGATCCTCGATGCTAATGACGAGCTCGTCCACGGCGAGATGACCTTCGGCGATTCCGTCGTGATGATCGGCTGTGAATGGACCGACGATCATCGCAGTCCGAGTTCGATCGACGGCAAGAACACGCAATCGGTGCATGTGCAGCTTGCGGAAGGCGAAGACATCGACGCGCATTGCGCGCACGCGCGTGCGGCGGGTGCGTCGATTTTGATGGAGCCGGCCACGCAGTTCTATGGCGAGCGGACCTATCGGGCGAAAGATCCGGAAGGACATTTCTGGACGATCGGCGTCATCCTGCAAAGAATGACGCCCGAACAATGGGACGCCGTGAGCGGTCTTACCACGCGCGAACGGCTCGACTAG
- a CDS encoding beta-ketoacyl synthase chain length factor, whose amino-acid sequence MPDLHWTIPVARWSFWPAAASAAPDLGFIEPMTRRRLSTLSRAALKVAHDCAADVPTVRTIFASRHGELRRTTDILHTIDAGKTVSPTSFSLSVLNTMTGVLGIVRGDRAAASALSAGNETLGYALLEAHAQYATDASSPVLLVYADEPADPAYGPVDEDVEGGALAILLDSSAQTGRLECACVGGSDSAHVSFTSQSSAVQHCLDTRAASAWRGKQALWQWSWHEGA is encoded by the coding sequence ATGCCCGATCTGCACTGGACCATTCCGGTTGCTCGCTGGTCATTCTGGCCTGCCGCTGCATCCGCTGCTCCCGACCTCGGCTTCATCGAGCCGATGACGCGGCGCCGGCTCAGTACGTTGTCGCGTGCAGCGCTGAAGGTCGCGCACGACTGCGCCGCCGATGTGCCCACCGTGCGTACGATATTCGCATCGCGTCACGGCGAACTGCGGCGCACGACCGACATCCTCCATACCATCGACGCTGGCAAGACCGTATCGCCGACGTCCTTCAGTCTCTCTGTCCTCAACACGATGACCGGCGTGCTCGGCATCGTGCGCGGCGACCGCGCCGCCGCTAGCGCGCTCTCGGCGGGCAACGAAACGCTCGGCTACGCGCTGCTCGAAGCGCACGCGCAATACGCGACGGACGCATCGAGTCCCGTACTGCTTGTCTACGCCGACGAACCCGCCGATCCCGCCTACGGTCCGGTCGACGAGGACGTGGAAGGCGGTGCGCTCGCGATTTTGCTCGATAGCTCCGCGCAAACCGGGCGGCTCGAATGCGCATGCGTCGGCGGCTCCGATTCCGCGCACGTATCGTTCACATCGCAAAGCAGCGCCGTGCAGCACTGTCTCGACACGCGCGCGGCGAGCGCATGGCGCGGCAAACAGGCCCTGTGGCAATGGTCGTGGCATGAAGGCGCTTGA